A genomic region of Limnohabitans curvus contains the following coding sequences:
- a CDS encoding protocatechuate 4,5-dioxygenase subunit alpha: MSHKPEPIFGTTLFDGDQAQKGYALNKMCYSFNSADNRNTFKADEEAYMLQYGLNAQQADAIRTRNVLGLIAAGGNVYYLAKFAGILGLDVQDLGAAQTGMTKEEFKAKLRAAAHQ; the protein is encoded by the coding sequence ATGAGCCATAAACCCGAACCGATTTTTGGAACCACTCTGTTTGACGGTGACCAAGCCCAAAAAGGCTACGCCCTCAACAAGATGTGCTATTCGTTCAACAGCGCAGACAACCGCAACACCTTCAAAGCCGATGAAGAGGCTTACATGCTGCAGTACGGCCTGAATGCCCAGCAAGCCGACGCCATTCGCACACGCAATGTGTTGGGGTTGATTGCCGCCGGTGGCAATGTGTATTACCTCGCCAAGTTCGCAGGTATTTTGGGTTTGGACGTGCAAGACCTGGGCGCTGCCCAAACCGGCATGACCAAAGAAGAATTCAAAGCCAAGCTGCGCGCTGCAGCCCACCAATAA
- a CDS encoding LysR family transcriptional regulator: MKKFDHLDLDGHLLHLLSTVIEQGSVTAAANALGITQSAVSHQLDRLRAIVGDALFVKSGRGIVPTARAEALALQAQGLLTQLQGFVHSGAFEPARLTQCFTIAANDLQRDLLLPGLLNRLQAQAPGVTLRVVPSDVPSADMLRAQDCQLVISPRPPDATDIKHKRLFADNYRVFYDPQMRKAPRSLKAYEAAEHITVVHQPRRSLDIDELLLKKGVQRRFAATLSSFAGVAAFVAGTERLATLPGLLRQGLLRGLADAPVPFDTPDMPMYAIWHVRHQQDPVHIWLREHLFAS, encoded by the coding sequence ATGAAAAAATTTGATCATTTGGATTTGGATGGCCACCTGCTGCATTTGCTCAGCACGGTCATTGAGCAAGGCTCGGTCACGGCAGCGGCCAATGCACTGGGCATCACGCAGTCCGCCGTGAGCCACCAACTCGACCGCTTGCGCGCCATCGTGGGCGATGCCTTGTTTGTCAAATCAGGGCGCGGCATTGTGCCCACAGCGCGAGCTGAAGCTTTGGCCTTGCAAGCGCAAGGGCTGCTGACTCAGCTGCAAGGATTTGTACACAGCGGCGCGTTTGAGCCTGCGCGCCTGACCCAATGTTTCACCATCGCCGCCAACGATTTGCAGCGCGACTTGCTGCTGCCGGGCTTGTTGAACCGCTTGCAAGCCCAAGCGCCAGGTGTCACGCTGCGCGTGGTGCCATCCGATGTGCCCAGCGCCGACATGCTGCGCGCACAAGACTGCCAGCTGGTCATCAGCCCGCGCCCGCCAGATGCCACCGACATCAAACACAAGCGCCTGTTTGCCGACAACTACCGTGTGTTTTATGACCCGCAGATGCGCAAAGCCCCGCGCTCGCTGAAAGCGTATGAAGCGGCTGAGCACATCACCGTGGTGCACCAACCGCGTCGCAGCTTAGACATTGACGAATTACTGCTTAAAAAAGGCGTGCAACGCCGTTTTGCGGCCACCCTGAGCAGCTTTGCAGGCGTGGCGGCGTTCGTGGCTGGCACGGAGCGCTTGGCCACCCTGCCCGGCTTGCTGCGTCAAGGTTTGCTGCGCGGTTTGGCAGATGCGCCCGTGCCCTTTGACACGCCAGACATGCCCATGTACGCCATCTGGCATGTGCGGCACCAGCAAGACCCTGTGCATATTTGGCTGCGCGAACACTTGTTTGCTAGTTGA
- a CDS encoding aldo/keto reductase, producing the protein MKQRQLGPYTVSAIGLGCMNLSHAYGAPPAPEVGEALIHRALDLGVTMFDTAALYGFGTNELLVGKALKAHRSEITLCSKGGMAGVSFPDGVKRVINGRPEAIRQNCEDSLARLGTDVIDLYYLHRWDKQVPIEDSVGALSDLVRAGKIREIGLSEVSATTLRKAHAVHPIAAVQTEYSLWTRNPEIAVLKACEELGTTFVAFSPVARGFLCGDLRDVSTLAVNDIRRAMPRFAADTYAANLPLLDAYQAIAREAGCTPAQLGLAWLLHKDNKLIPIPGTQNIRHLEDNIAAADVVLSAEQMQRLEALINPQTVKGPRYNAVNASEVDTEEFA; encoded by the coding sequence ATGAAACAACGTCAACTCGGCCCTTACACCGTTTCAGCCATTGGCCTAGGCTGCATGAACCTCAGCCACGCTTACGGCGCGCCACCCGCGCCTGAAGTGGGCGAGGCCTTGATTCACCGCGCCTTAGACCTCGGCGTGACGATGTTTGACACGGCGGCTTTGTATGGCTTTGGCACCAACGAGTTGTTGGTGGGCAAGGCGCTCAAAGCGCACCGCAGCGAAATCACCTTGTGCAGCAAAGGTGGCATGGCGGGTGTGTCGTTCCCTGATGGTGTGAAGCGCGTCATCAATGGCCGTCCTGAAGCCATTCGCCAAAACTGCGAAGACAGCTTGGCCCGCTTGGGCACCGATGTGATTGACCTGTACTACCTGCACCGCTGGGACAAGCAAGTGCCCATCGAAGACAGCGTAGGCGCCCTGAGCGACCTCGTGCGCGCAGGCAAAATTCGCGAGATTGGTTTGAGCGAAGTCTCTGCCACCACCTTGCGCAAAGCGCATGCCGTGCACCCCATTGCAGCCGTGCAAACCGAATACTCGCTGTGGACACGCAACCCCGAAATCGCCGTGCTCAAAGCCTGCGAAGAACTGGGCACCACCTTTGTGGCCTTCAGCCCCGTGGCGCGTGGCTTTTTGTGTGGTGATTTGCGTGATGTGAGCACCTTGGCGGTGAACGACATTCGCCGCGCCATGCCACGCTTTGCTGCGGACACCTATGCCGCCAACTTGCCTTTGCTCGATGCTTACCAAGCCATTGCACGCGAAGCAGGTTGCACACCTGCGCAACTGGGCTTGGCTTGGTTGCTGCACAAAGACAACAAGCTCATTCCGATTCCTGGCACACAAAACATTCGCCACCTCGAAGACAACATCGCCGCCGCCGATGTGGTGCTGTCGGCGGAACAGATGCAGCGTTTAGAAGCACTCATCAACCCGCAGACGGTGAAGGGGCCGCGTTACAACGCGGTGAATGCTTCTGAGGTGGATACCGAAGAGTTTGCTTAA
- a CDS encoding TRAP transporter large permease subunit, producing the protein MTITVFLFSLMGSMALGIPIAFSLLLCGAALMWHMNMFDAQILAQNLIEGSNSFPLLAVPFFMLAGEIMNAGGLSRRIVNFAMACVGHIKGGLGYVTIMAAVIMAALSGSAVADAAALASLLLPMMVAAGHDRARSAGLIASAGIIAPVIPPSIGFVIFGVAGNVSISKLFMAGIVPGILLGGSLWITWWWLARQEVVSVPPRKSLGEIREALREATWALVLPVIVVFGLKFGVFTPTEAAVVAAVYALLISTFIYKELNFKSLYPLFVASAKTSAIVMFLVAAAMVSAWLITVANLPAELIVLLQPLLDSPRLLMLAIMVITMLVGTALDMTPTILLLTPVLMPVVKAAGIDPVYFGVLFIINNAIGLITPPVGTVLNAVAGVGKVSMDEVTRGVMPFMVAQFIIMFAMVAFPQLVMVPARWFY; encoded by the coding sequence ATGACGATCACTGTATTTCTCTTTTCCCTGATGGGCTCCATGGCATTGGGTATCCCAATCGCCTTCTCTTTGTTGCTCTGCGGTGCTGCGCTGATGTGGCACATGAACATGTTTGACGCGCAAATTTTGGCGCAAAACTTGATCGAAGGCTCCAACAGCTTCCCGCTGCTGGCCGTGCCATTCTTCATGTTGGCTGGCGAAATCATGAACGCGGGTGGTTTGTCTCGCCGCATCGTGAACTTTGCAATGGCTTGCGTGGGCCACATCAAAGGTGGCTTGGGTTATGTGACCATCATGGCGGCTGTGATCATGGCCGCCTTGTCGGGCTCTGCTGTGGCGGACGCCGCGGCACTGGCGTCACTGCTGTTGCCCATGATGGTGGCTGCAGGACATGACCGTGCGCGTTCCGCTGGTTTGATCGCATCTGCTGGCATCATCGCACCGGTGATTCCACCGAGCATTGGTTTTGTGATTTTTGGCGTGGCCGGCAACGTGTCGATTTCTAAGTTGTTCATGGCCGGTATCGTGCCTGGCATCTTGTTGGGTGGTTCCTTATGGATCACTTGGTGGTGGTTGGCTCGCCAAGAGGTGGTCAGCGTGCCCCCACGTAAATCGCTTGGCGAAATCCGCGAAGCACTGCGCGAAGCCACTTGGGCTTTGGTGTTGCCCGTGATCGTGGTGTTTGGTTTGAAGTTTGGTGTGTTCACACCCACGGAAGCCGCTGTGGTCGCTGCTGTGTATGCCTTGCTCATTTCGACGTTTATTTACAAAGAACTCAACTTCAAAAGCTTGTATCCCTTGTTTGTGGCGTCCGCCAAAACCAGTGCGATTGTGATGTTCTTGGTGGCCGCAGCCATGGTGTCAGCTTGGTTGATCACGGTGGCTAATTTACCGGCTGAACTGATCGTCTTGTTGCAACCTTTGTTGGATAGCCCTCGTTTGTTGATGCTGGCCATCATGGTGATCACCATGTTGGTGGGCACGGCCTTGGACATGACGCCCACCATTTTGTTGCTCACACCTGTGCTGATGCCTGTCGTGAAAGCTGCTGGCATCGACCCCGTGTACTTTGGTGTCTTGTTCATCATCAACAATGCGATTGGCTTGATCACACCCCCCGTAGGGACCGTGCTCAATGCTGTGGCGGGTGTCGGCAAGGTCAGCATGGATGAAGTCACACGTGGTGTGATGCCGTTCATGGTGGCTCAGTTCATCATCATGTTTGCGATGGTGGCATTCCCACAACTCGTCATGGTTCCCGCTCGCTGGTTCTATTGA
- a CDS encoding 4-hydroxyphenylpyruvate dioxygenase, translating to MTLPSQHRESVPDMPNRLGLDGIEFIEYATSRPQALGQVLENMGFRPVARHRSREVTLYRQGGMNLVVNASPDDARVSATTDGQPVISAVAFRVRDALQSHTRCMELGAWNVTSQAQAMELHIPAIHGPGGSRFYFVDRWQEFSIYDIDFKPIPTVDQHPEATAGMSYFGVVQYIGAGRSADWLAYFEHMFDFSFVPDEQRFGILPKGKLMKSPCGNFLWQLIEPDPWMDTDESPECLQRIGLGAVDVGAAVSALKARGVEFVESTQLHPEDRGALTRSALGSVSFELVHKD from the coding sequence ATGACCTTGCCATCTCAACACCGCGAGTCCGTGCCCGACATGCCTAACCGTTTGGGCTTAGACGGGATCGAGTTCATCGAATACGCCACCAGCCGCCCACAGGCGCTGGGTCAAGTGCTGGAGAACATGGGCTTTCGCCCTGTGGCACGCCACCGCTCGCGTGAGGTGACCTTGTACCGCCAAGGCGGCATGAACTTGGTGGTCAACGCCAGCCCCGATGATGCGCGCGTGAGCGCCACCACCGATGGCCAACCCGTCATTTCTGCTGTTGCCTTTCGCGTGCGTGATGCCCTGCAATCGCACACCCGCTGCATGGAATTGGGCGCATGGAACGTGACCAGCCAAGCGCAAGCGATGGAGCTGCACATCCCCGCCATCCACGGCCCAGGCGGCAGCCGCTTTTACTTTGTGGACCGTTGGCAAGAGTTCTCGATTTACGACATCGATTTCAAACCCATTCCTACGGTGGACCAACACCCAGAAGCCACCGCTGGCATGAGCTACTTTGGCGTGGTGCAGTACATCGGTGCCGGTCGCAGTGCCGATTGGTTGGCCTACTTTGAACACATGTTTGATTTCAGCTTCGTGCCGGACGAGCAACGTTTTGGCATCTTGCCCAAAGGCAAGTTGATGAAAAGCCCGTGTGGCAACTTCTTGTGGCAACTGATCGAACCCGATCCTTGGATGGACACCGATGAGTCACCCGAGTGCTTGCAACGCATTGGCTTGGGTGCGGTCGATGTGGGCGCTGCCGTGAGCGCACTCAAAGCGCGTGGCGTGGAGTTTGTCGAGTCCACCCAATTGCACCCCGAAGACCGTGGCGCGCTCACACGCAGCGCCTTGGGCTCGGTGTCGTTTGAGCTGGTTCACAAAGACTAA
- a CDS encoding shikimate dehydrogenase family protein translates to MSKHGISINGNTQLIAHIGYPTHSFKSPMIYNPYFSSAGINAVVVPMGCQTPDYPVFLKSVFSLTNICGALITMPHKVVTVGLLDEVTATVRVAGACNAVKKLADGRLVGDMFDGAGFVRGVQRKGFDLTGKRVLVVGSGGVGCAIAASLAGAGIAAISLFDVNTASAEALGQRLKQNYPQIDVRTGSNDPADHDLVVNATPMGMNEGDALPMDVSRISPDAFVGEVVMKTEMTAFLQAAKNRGCRVQVGSDMLFEQIPAYLEYFGLPTTTADVLRDVAQLCY, encoded by the coding sequence ATGAGCAAGCACGGCATTTCTATCAATGGCAACACGCAGTTGATTGCCCACATCGGTTATCCCACGCACTCTTTCAAGTCCCCCATGATTTACAACCCGTACTTTTCTAGTGCGGGCATCAATGCGGTGGTGGTGCCCATGGGCTGCCAAACGCCTGACTATCCGGTGTTTTTGAAATCAGTCTTCAGCCTCACCAACATTTGTGGTGCGCTCATCACCATGCCGCACAAGGTGGTGACCGTGGGCTTGCTCGACGAAGTAACCGCCACCGTGCGCGTGGCCGGTGCTTGCAATGCCGTGAAAAAACTCGCGGATGGCCGTTTGGTCGGCGACATGTTTGACGGCGCAGGCTTTGTGCGCGGCGTGCAACGCAAGGGCTTTGACCTCACGGGCAAGCGCGTGTTGGTGGTCGGCTCAGGCGGTGTGGGTTGCGCCATTGCGGCGTCTCTCGCGGGTGCAGGCATTGCAGCCATCAGCTTGTTTGATGTGAACACCGCATCCGCCGAGGCCTTGGGCCAACGATTGAAACAAAACTACCCTCAGATCGATGTACGCACGGGTTCGAACGATCCTGCGGACCACGATTTGGTGGTCAACGCCACGCCCATGGGCATGAACGAAGGCGATGCCTTGCCGATGGACGTGTCGCGCATTTCGCCTGACGCCTTTGTGGGTGAGGTGGTGATGAAAACCGAAATGACTGCGTTCTTGCAAGCCGCCAAAAACCGTGGCTGCCGCGTGCAGGTGGGCTCTGACATGTTGTTTGAACAAATCCCTGCCTACTTGGAATACTTCGGCTTGCCCACCACCACGGCTGATGTGCTGCGCGATGTCGCACAGCTGTGTTACTAA
- a CDS encoding TRAP transporter substrate-binding protein, translating into MKRVFIKTVIATMALAAMGIASAQEKTIKFANQNTAGHPIVQGMEKFKEIVEKNSGGKIKVNLFPGGTLGSDQANVSAIQGGTLEMASMNSGIFASQVKDFGVFDFPFMFASGKEADTVVDGAFGKKMHAKLEEKGLIGLAYYELGFRHLSNGKRAINKVSDIEGLKLRVIPNPINVDWVKALGANPTPLPWPEVYAALEQGAVDGQENPIPTINSAKLFEVQKHLALTGHQYNPQSVVISKKFWDTLNAAEKKIVADAAAESAKFQRSTARTLEASLLDNLKKNGMQVTTLPASEMAILREKMKPVIAKHGEPIAATVSELQAELTKLRK; encoded by the coding sequence ATGAAACGTGTATTTATCAAAACCGTGATCGCTACGATGGCCTTGGCTGCCATGGGCATCGCTTCGGCACAAGAGAAAACCATCAAGTTCGCTAACCAGAACACTGCGGGTCACCCCATCGTGCAAGGTATGGAGAAATTCAAAGAAATCGTCGAGAAAAACTCTGGCGGCAAGATCAAGGTCAACCTGTTCCCAGGCGGCACTTTGGGTAGCGACCAAGCCAACGTGTCAGCTATTCAAGGCGGCACATTGGAGATGGCTTCCATGAACTCGGGCATCTTCGCCAGCCAAGTCAAAGACTTCGGCGTGTTCGACTTCCCCTTCATGTTTGCCAGCGGCAAAGAAGCTGACACGGTCGTCGACGGTGCCTTCGGCAAGAAGATGCACGCCAAGTTGGAAGAAAAAGGTTTGATCGGTTTGGCTTATTACGAGCTGGGCTTCCGTCATCTTTCAAACGGCAAGCGTGCCATCAACAAAGTGTCTGACATCGAAGGCCTGAAGTTGCGCGTGATTCCTAACCCCATCAACGTGGATTGGGTCAAAGCCTTGGGTGCCAACCCCACACCGCTGCCATGGCCAGAGGTGTATGCCGCTTTGGAGCAAGGTGCTGTGGACGGTCAAGAAAACCCCATCCCCACCATCAACAGCGCCAAGCTGTTCGAAGTGCAAAAGCACTTGGCTTTGACGGGTCACCAATACAACCCACAGTCTGTGGTGATCAGCAAAAAGTTCTGGGACACCTTGAACGCTGCTGAGAAAAAAATCGTTGCTGACGCTGCCGCTGAGTCTGCCAAGTTCCAACGCAGCACTGCACGTACTCTGGAAGCCAGCTTGCTGGACAACTTGAAGAAGAATGGCATGCAAGTCACCACGTTGCCAGCTTCTGAAATGGCCATCCTTCGTGAGAAGATGAAGCCTGTGATTGCCAAGCACGGCGAGCCTATCGCTGCGACAGTGAGCGAATTGCAAGCTGAATTGACCAAGCTGCGCAAGTAA
- a CDS encoding sugar phosphate isomerase/epimerase family protein, whose protein sequence is MNLLDGFGMDTITMAGSLEAKLSAMKDAGFSQVMLMARDLVTHPGGVPAAVAAVQASGLRPTGFQVLRDFEGLSGHLHGYKVDIAKSMLEMCAATGSKVLLACSSTSRHATDDLDHIARDLKKLAMMALPLGIKVAYEGLSWGRTVNEFTTSWDVVCRADCPNLGIGIDSFHIFAANTPLDAIEDLDPEKIFLVQLSDFMWHETPTFEDRMTTARTFRVFPGEGVHSEALADLVLRLDRIGYRGDYSFEVFNDDYQQLPLATVAERARKSATWLHDNVLHRSAPLPAWTRTHTNTHA, encoded by the coding sequence ATGAACTTACTCGACGGCTTCGGCATGGACACCATCACGATGGCGGGCTCTTTAGAAGCCAAGCTGTCGGCGATGAAAGACGCAGGCTTCTCGCAAGTCATGCTCATGGCGCGTGACTTGGTCACACACCCCGGCGGCGTACCCGCAGCGGTGGCCGCAGTGCAGGCCAGTGGCTTGCGCCCCACAGGTTTTCAGGTGCTGCGCGACTTTGAAGGTTTGTCGGGTCACTTGCACGGCTACAAGGTCGACATCGCCAAATCGATGCTCGAGATGTGCGCGGCCACGGGCAGCAAAGTGTTGTTGGCGTGTTCGTCTACGTCACGCCACGCCACCGATGACCTCGACCACATTGCCCGCGATTTGAAAAAGCTCGCCATGATGGCTTTGCCCTTGGGGATCAAAGTGGCTTACGAAGGTTTGTCATGGGGCCGCACCGTCAACGAGTTCACCACGTCTTGGGATGTGGTGTGCCGTGCCGATTGCCCCAACCTGGGCATTGGCATTGACTCGTTTCACATCTTTGCCGCCAACACACCGTTGGATGCGATTGAAGACCTCGACCCCGAGAAAATTTTCTTGGTGCAACTGTCTGACTTCATGTGGCACGAAACCCCCACCTTTGAAGACCGCATGACCACCGCGCGCACCTTCCGCGTGTTCCCAGGTGAGGGCGTGCACAGCGAAGCCTTGGCTGATTTGGTGTTGCGCTTGGACCGCATTGGTTATCGCGGTGACTACAGCTTTGAAGTCTTCAACGACGACTACCAACAACTGCCCTTGGCCACTGTGGCCGAGCGTGCGCGCAAGAGCGCCACATGGCTGCACGACAATGTGCTGCACCGCTCAGCCCCATTGCCTGCTTGGACCCGCACGCACACCAACACACACGCATGA
- the aroQ gene encoding type II 3-dehydroquinate dehydratase: MKILMLHGINHDMFGKRDPVQYGTITLDEINASLQKLGSELGAQVECFQTNHEGDMCERIHKGFLDGVDAVLINAGAWTHYSYGIRDALAILTCPIVELHMSNIHAREEFRHKSVFAEIVKGQICGFGADSYVLALRAAVSAVQSSK; encoded by the coding sequence TTGAAAATTCTCATGCTGCATGGCATCAACCACGATATGTTTGGCAAGCGCGACCCCGTGCAATACGGCACCATCACGCTCGACGAAATCAATGCCAGCTTGCAAAAGTTGGGTAGCGAGTTGGGTGCGCAAGTGGAGTGTTTTCAAACCAATCACGAAGGTGATATGTGCGAGCGCATTCACAAAGGTTTTTTAGATGGCGTAGACGCTGTGCTGATCAACGCCGGAGCGTGGACACATTACAGCTACGGCATCCGAGATGCCTTGGCCATCCTCACATGTCCGATTGTTGAATTGCACATGTCCAACATTCACGCGCGTGAAGAATTCCGCCACAAGTCGGTGTTTGCCGAAATTGTGAAAGGCCAAATCTGTGGCTTTGGCGCGGACAGCTATGTGTTGGCTTTGCGTGCCGCGGTGTCTGCCGTTCAATCTTCTAAATAA
- a CDS encoding class III extradiol dioxygenase family protein: MAHIVGGLASSHIPSIGGAIAKGIQQDPYWKPFFDGFPPIHDWLGKVKPDVAVVFYNDHGLNFFLDKMPTFAVGAAAQYNNADEGWGIPTLPPFKGTPDLSWHIINELVEKEFDVVTCQEMLVDHAFTLPFKLFWPGDACPVLTVPICINTVQFPLPSAKRCYNLGKAVGDAIRSWDSDLNVVILGTGGLSHQLDGERAGHINKAFDLEFMDSLQKNPEWATQFSIHELVEKTGTQGVELVMWLAMRGALGEHVKPVHQNYHIPISNTATGVMALATE; the protein is encoded by the coding sequence ATGGCACACATCGTTGGCGGCCTCGCCTCATCACACATCCCATCCATCGGCGGCGCGATTGCCAAAGGCATTCAGCAAGACCCGTACTGGAAGCCCTTCTTTGATGGCTTCCCACCCATTCATGATTGGTTGGGCAAGGTCAAGCCCGATGTGGCCGTGGTGTTCTACAACGACCACGGTTTGAACTTCTTCCTCGACAAAATGCCCACCTTTGCTGTGGGTGCCGCAGCGCAATACAACAACGCCGATGAAGGCTGGGGCATTCCCACTTTGCCACCGTTCAAAGGTACGCCTGATTTGTCGTGGCACATCATCAACGAGTTGGTGGAAAAAGAATTTGACGTGGTGACCTGCCAAGAGATGCTGGTGGACCATGCGTTCACCTTGCCGTTCAAACTGTTCTGGCCTGGCGATGCGTGCCCCGTTCTGACCGTGCCGATTTGTATCAACACTGTGCAGTTCCCATTGCCATCGGCCAAGCGTTGTTACAACTTGGGCAAAGCGGTGGGTGATGCCATTCGCAGCTGGGACAGCGATTTGAACGTGGTCATTTTGGGCACCGGTGGTTTGAGCCATCAGCTCGACGGCGAGCGTGCAGGCCACATCAACAAGGCGTTTGATTTGGAATTCATGGACAGCCTGCAAAAGAACCCCGAGTGGGCCACGCAGTTCAGCATCCACGAGTTGGTCGAAAAGACCGGCACGCAAGGTGTGGAGTTGGTGATGTGGTTGGCCATGCGCGGGGCCTTGGGTGAGCACGTCAAGCCTGTGCATCAAAACTATCACATTCCAATTTCCAACACCGCCACCGGCGTGATGGCATTGGCGACTGAATAA